A window from Lagopus muta isolate bLagMut1 chromosome 5, bLagMut1 primary, whole genome shotgun sequence encodes these proteins:
- the EXOSC3 gene encoding exosome complex component RRP40 isoform X2 — protein sequence MAGGGGVPAESRVGQVVLPGDVLLPPAHAEQDPERLPLGISAAPRGRLLCGPGLRRCAGGLLVTKCGLLRHRQAGGGAAAGGAYWVDSQQKRVGDLIYGQFLVANKDMEPEMVCIDSSGRASGMGVIGQDGFLFKVSLGLIRKLLAPKCEIIQELSQLYPFELVLGMNGRIWVKAKTVQQTLIIVNILEACEYMTAEQRKQALAKLPGN from the exons atggcgggcggcggcggcgtgCCGGCGGAATCCCGCGTGGGGCAAGTGGTATTGCCCGGCGACGTGCTGCTGCCGCCCGCGCACGCCGAGCAGGACCCCGAGCGGTTGCCGCTGGGAATCAGCGCGGCCCCGCGGGGACGACTGCTGTGCGGGCCGGGCCTGCGGCGCTGTGCCGGCGGGCTGCTGGTGACCAAGTGCGGGCTGCTGCGGCACCGGcaggcgggcggcggggcggcggcgggcggcgcctATTGGGTGGACTCGCAGCAGAAGCGG GTGGGAGATCTTATTTACGGTCAGTTCCTTGTAGCAAATAAAGACATGGAACCAGAGATGGTCTGTATAGACAGCAGTGGAAGAGCAAGTGGAATGGGAGTAATTGGGCAAGATGGCTTCCTCTTTAAAGTTTCCCTAGGTCTGATAAGAAA ACTCTTGGCTCCCAAATGTGAAATAATTCAGGAACTGTCACAGCTGTACCCATTTGAGCTGGTGCTGGGAATGAATGGAAGAATATGggtaaaagcaaaaacagttcAACAGACTTTAATTatagtaaatattttagaagCTTGTGAATATATGACTGCGGAGCAGAGAAAACAAGCGCTTGCCAAACTGCCAGGGAATTGA
- the EXOSC3 gene encoding exosome complex component RRP40 isoform X1, with product MAGGGGVPAESRVGQVVLPGDVLLPPAHAEQDPERLPLGISAAPRGRLLCGPGLRRCAGGLLVTKCGLLRHRQAGGGAAAGGAYWVDSQQKRYVPVKGDHVIGIVTGKVGDVFRLDVGGSEQASLSYLAFEGATKRNRPNVQVGDLIYGQFLVANKDMEPEMVCIDSSGRASGMGVIGQDGFLFKVSLGLIRKLLAPKCEIIQELSQLYPFELVLGMNGRIWVKAKTVQQTLIIVNILEACEYMTAEQRKQALAKLPGN from the exons atggcgggcggcggcggcgtgCCGGCGGAATCCCGCGTGGGGCAAGTGGTATTGCCCGGCGACGTGCTGCTGCCGCCCGCGCACGCCGAGCAGGACCCCGAGCGGTTGCCGCTGGGAATCAGCGCGGCCCCGCGGGGACGACTGCTGTGCGGGCCGGGCCTGCGGCGCTGTGCCGGCGGGCTGCTGGTGACCAAGTGCGGGCTGCTGCGGCACCGGcaggcgggcggcggggcggcggcgggcggcgcctATTGGGTGGACTCGCAGCAGAAGCGG TACGTGCCGGTGAAGGGAGACCACGTGATCGGCATCGTGACGGGCAAGGTGGGGGATGTGTTCCGGCTGGATGTGGGCGGCAGCGAGCAGGCCTCGCTGTCCTACCTGGCCTTCGAGGGCGCGACCAAGAGGAACAGGCCTAACGTGCAG GTGGGAGATCTTATTTACGGTCAGTTCCTTGTAGCAAATAAAGACATGGAACCAGAGATGGTCTGTATAGACAGCAGTGGAAGAGCAAGTGGAATGGGAGTAATTGGGCAAGATGGCTTCCTCTTTAAAGTTTCCCTAGGTCTGATAAGAAA ACTCTTGGCTCCCAAATGTGAAATAATTCAGGAACTGTCACAGCTGTACCCATTTGAGCTGGTGCTGGGAATGAATGGAAGAATATGggtaaaagcaaaaacagttcAACAGACTTTAATTatagtaaatattttagaagCTTGTGAATATATGACTGCGGAGCAGAGAAAACAAGCGCTTGCCAAACTGCCAGGGAATTGA